One genomic segment of Prosthecobacter fusiformis includes these proteins:
- a CDS encoding ABC transporter ATP-binding protein: protein MSIPNPKMLELDRLWKIYDTPKGPATIVKNFNLKMKEGEFATLIGHSGCGKSTVLMMVAGLSDASKGNMILAGKEALGPGPDRGIVFQSPCLLPWMTAFENVMLGVNQVYFTASKAERRQVAEYYLSIVGLVEAMHKYPGELSQGMRQRVGIARAFALQPMMLLLDEPFGMLDSLTKYELQEVLLELWRRNRITTLMVTHDVDEAIFLSDRVVMMTDGPEAEVGDILNIPFERPRNRKEIMEDPRYYELRARLITFLNDRSHIRPSREPEFQPSADMAAEMAAHAFPFPAAAA from the coding sequence ATGAGTATTCCGAATCCAAAAATGCTTGAGCTGGATCGTCTGTGGAAGATCTACGATACTCCGAAAGGTCCGGCCACGATCGTTAAAAACTTCAACCTCAAGATGAAAGAAGGCGAATTCGCCACTCTGATTGGCCATAGCGGCTGCGGTAAAAGCACAGTTCTCATGATGGTCGCAGGCCTGAGTGATGCCAGCAAAGGAAACATGATTCTAGCGGGCAAAGAGGCCCTCGGACCAGGGCCTGATCGCGGCATTGTTTTCCAGTCCCCCTGTTTGCTCCCCTGGATGACTGCTTTTGAAAATGTCATGCTCGGTGTGAACCAAGTCTATTTCACCGCCAGCAAAGCTGAGCGCCGCCAAGTGGCGGAGTATTATCTCAGCATCGTGGGACTGGTTGAAGCCATGCATAAGTATCCCGGCGAGCTTTCCCAGGGGATGCGCCAGCGTGTGGGCATTGCCCGGGCCTTTGCCTTGCAACCCATGATGCTCCTCCTGGACGAGCCCTTTGGCATGCTTGACTCACTGACCAAATATGAGCTTCAAGAAGTGCTGCTAGAACTCTGGAGGCGCAACCGCATCACCACACTGATGGTCACCCATGATGTGGATGAGGCCATCTTCCTTTCTGACCGTGTGGTCATGATGACAGACGGCCCGGAAGCCGAAGTGGGCGACATTTTAAACATCCCGTTCGAGCGTCCACGCAACCGCAAGGAGATCATGGAAGACCCACGTTACTACGAGCTGCGCGCACGCCTCATTACCTTTCTTAACGACCGCTCACACATCCGCCCCAGCCGTGAGCCGGAGTTTCAACCCTCCGCAGACATGGCCGCCGAAATGGCCGCCCATGCCTTCCCTTTCCCTGCAGCCGCCGCTTAG
- a CDS encoding ABC transporter ATP-binding protein, which produces MPLIEIKNASKGFGLPGQRSEVLKDINLAVEEGEFVVIVGYSGTGKTTLINLISGLVKPDTGVALMEDRPITEPGTDRGLVFQNYSLLPWLTVEENIALAVDEVFKDWTKDQRAAHVAKYIGMVKLTSAAKKLPKELSGGMRQRVSVARTLAMNPKVLLMDEPLSALDALTRATLQDEIAEIWLNNKTTVVWITNDPDEAILVADRVIPLLPTSPATLGESIPVNLDRPRDRKAINHDPEFKKLRAHLITTLLESKGKNKVKSNRKLVLPDILPEDLGQANSFEFLSRRGPKRRNEIKNEEVEVTA; this is translated from the coding sequence ATGCCGCTCATCGAAATCAAAAACGCCTCAAAAGGGTTTGGCCTTCCTGGCCAGCGCAGTGAAGTCCTGAAGGACATCAATCTAGCTGTCGAGGAAGGAGAGTTTGTCGTCATTGTTGGTTATTCTGGAACCGGTAAGACCACCCTTATCAATCTCATCTCTGGGTTGGTTAAGCCAGACACCGGAGTCGCATTGATGGAAGACAGACCCATCACGGAACCGGGAACTGACCGGGGGCTGGTTTTCCAAAACTATTCTCTGCTGCCCTGGCTCACGGTGGAAGAGAACATCGCCCTCGCTGTGGATGAAGTTTTCAAAGACTGGACCAAGGATCAACGGGCAGCGCATGTGGCCAAATACATTGGCATGGTAAAACTCACATCCGCCGCCAAAAAGCTGCCAAAGGAACTCTCTGGCGGGATGCGGCAACGTGTCTCAGTCGCACGCACTCTGGCCATGAATCCAAAGGTGCTGCTGATGGATGAACCCCTCAGCGCATTGGATGCCCTCACACGTGCTACGCTACAGGATGAAATAGCCGAAATTTGGCTCAATAACAAAACCACGGTGGTCTGGATTACCAATGATCCCGATGAAGCCATCTTGGTAGCTGATCGCGTCATTCCGCTGCTGCCCACATCACCGGCAACTTTAGGCGAATCCATCCCAGTGAACCTGGACAGACCACGTGACCGCAAGGCCATTAACCACGACCCTGAATTCAAAAAACTACGTGCCCATCTCATCACCACACTGCTGGAATCCAAAGGCAAAAACAAAGTGAAGTCTAACCGCAAGCTCGTTCTTCCAGACATTTTGCCGGAAGACCTTGGCCAGGCCAACAGCTTTGAGTTTCTCAGCCGCCGAGGGCCGAAACGCCGCAACGAAATCAAGAACGAAGAAGTGGAGGTGACAGCATGA
- a CDS encoding ABC transporter permease, which yields MHLLQRYKFDHVLLPMIAILACGILWYAIAGKSVKYTKDDGFGDMIEDVKREGISKDLPTPSETWTASKLYVTEPLAKRGELDQGILRFTWLSLKLVAQGYLIALLLGTPLGFILGLSKRAMMALDLIIQVLRPVSPLAWYPLGLVLFSNVKLTDAAGRTFFGASDAAALFTIAICAMWPTVLNTAVGVRAVPQDYMNVAKVLKLSKAKTLWKVLVPATLPYMFTGFRLSLGIAWLVIVAVEMLTGRPGVGGFLWQQYNSSSYAHIILCILTIGLTGYFMDRIMSLIEGRFKTA from the coding sequence ATGCACCTGCTTCAACGCTATAAATTTGACCACGTTCTGCTGCCCATGATTGCCATCCTGGCATGTGGAATCCTGTGGTATGCCATCGCCGGAAAATCCGTCAAATATACCAAAGATGATGGGTTTGGAGACATGATTGAAGATGTTAAACGTGAAGGCATTTCCAAGGACCTGCCGACGCCGTCAGAAACTTGGACTGCCAGCAAACTGTATGTGACTGAACCGCTGGCCAAGCGTGGCGAACTGGACCAGGGAATCCTGAGATTTACCTGGCTGTCCCTGAAACTGGTGGCTCAAGGTTACTTGATCGCACTGCTTTTAGGCACACCTCTGGGGTTCATTCTTGGATTATCTAAAAGGGCAATGATGGCGCTGGATCTGATCATCCAGGTCCTGCGTCCGGTATCACCGCTCGCTTGGTATCCTTTGGGACTGGTGCTCTTTAGCAATGTGAAGCTAACGGATGCTGCGGGCCGGACCTTTTTCGGTGCCTCTGATGCTGCCGCTCTTTTCACCATCGCCATCTGCGCCATGTGGCCCACCGTGTTGAATACCGCCGTGGGGGTACGTGCAGTTCCTCAGGACTACATGAATGTCGCTAAAGTGCTTAAACTTTCGAAGGCTAAGACTCTATGGAAGGTGCTCGTGCCAGCCACATTACCCTACATGTTCACTGGTTTCCGCCTCAGCCTGGGCATCGCCTGGCTCGTCATTGTCGCCGTGGAAATGCTCACGGGTAGGCCTGGTGTCGGTGGTTTTCTCTGGCAGCAGTATAACTCCAGCAGCTACGCGCACATCATCCTCTGCATTCTTACCATCGGCCTCACGGGGTACTTTATGGACCGGATCATGAGCCTGATCGAAGGCCGTTTCAAAACCGCTTAA
- a CDS encoding CmpA/NrtA family ABC transporter substrate-binding protein: MKPLPTPISRRSLLQRSTAAGLGTLLSGLPQGWVGSAYADDSPERPDLNFGIIALTDCSSIVLAHEKGLFKKYGIKSTVTKGASWAAIRDSLSNNDLQATHMLIGMPIASTMGLGGAPKKPMIIPWLLNRNGQAITLANSLKGKVAADPKALKPFADEAKAAGTPMTFAMTFPPGTHAMWMRYYLAAGGIHPGDAMGGGADISLITVPPPQMVANMKVGKMDGFCVGEPWNARAIAEDIGFTAINTQAIWKDHPEKVCAFTEEFADKNPKTVKAVLKALHEASVWLDKMENREEQANIVSAATYINCPPQSLLLRLQGKYDMGDGRKFRDPDYMIFSDRNCNYPQPKYAKWWLTQLRRWGFTDGAPDYEAVTKQVMRTDIYEEAMKEIGYTHAGLDEKPETLFDGVTFDPKADLEAYAAGFAVKSLKA, from the coding sequence ATGAAACCCCTCCCCACCCCTATCTCGCGTCGTAGCCTTTTGCAGCGCTCTACGGCCGCTGGTCTCGGCACATTACTCTCCGGCCTTCCTCAAGGCTGGGTGGGCAGTGCCTATGCGGATGATTCACCAGAACGGCCCGATCTTAACTTTGGTATCATCGCCCTGACAGATTGCTCCAGCATCGTCTTGGCTCATGAGAAGGGGCTTTTCAAAAAGTATGGCATCAAATCTACAGTGACCAAGGGGGCAAGTTGGGCAGCTATTCGAGACTCCCTCAGCAACAATGACCTCCAGGCCACGCACATGCTCATCGGCATGCCCATCGCCAGCACCATGGGGCTGGGTGGCGCACCGAAAAAGCCAATGATCATCCCTTGGCTGCTCAATCGCAACGGTCAGGCCATCACTCTCGCCAATAGCCTTAAAGGCAAAGTGGCCGCCGACCCCAAAGCCCTAAAACCTTTTGCGGATGAGGCCAAGGCAGCAGGGACGCCGATGACCTTTGCCATGACCTTCCCACCGGGTACACATGCCATGTGGATGCGCTACTATCTGGCGGCTGGCGGCATTCATCCTGGAGATGCCATGGGAGGCGGTGCTGACATCTCGCTCATCACCGTGCCACCTCCCCAAATGGTGGCTAACATGAAGGTTGGTAAAATGGACGGCTTTTGTGTTGGCGAACCCTGGAACGCCCGCGCCATTGCAGAAGACATCGGATTCACAGCCATCAATACCCAGGCCATCTGGAAAGATCACCCAGAAAAGGTCTGCGCTTTTACGGAAGAATTCGCAGATAAAAATCCAAAGACGGTGAAGGCTGTGCTCAAAGCGCTGCACGAAGCCAGTGTGTGGCTGGATAAGATGGAAAACCGAGAGGAGCAGGCGAACATCGTCAGCGCAGCCACTTACATCAACTGTCCACCGCAGAGCCTGCTGCTTCGTCTGCAGGGCAAATATGACATGGGGGATGGCCGTAAGTTTCGTGATCCCGATTACATGATTTTCAGTGATCGCAACTGTAACTACCCGCAGCCAAAATATGCGAAATGGTGGCTCACACAATTACGCCGCTGGGGGTTCACGGACGGAGCACCGGACTATGAAGCCGTGACCAAACAGGTGATGCGCACAGACATCTATGAGGAAGCGATGAAGGAGATCGGCTACACGCACGCCGGTCTCGACGAAAAGCCTGAGACTCTTTTCGATGGAGTAACCTTTGATCCCAAAGCCGACCTCGAGGCCTACGCCGCAGGATTCGCGGTCAAGAGTCTGAAAGCCTGA
- a CDS encoding CmpA/NrtA family ABC transporter substrate-binding protein produces MPKSANISPPALTGVIQPVRIGFIPLADCAPLLVAKEKELFRKQGVKVELSCEVGWATIREKLLYGQVDAAHAIAGLALAMRLGLSTPPCRVVAPFVFNLHGDAITLSRDLWNRGVRDAPSLKKLIRSTTSRRLTFGMVSRYASHHFLLRRWLARGEINPDQDVRIVALPPTQMAANMAAGLIDGYCVGEPWNSVAVEKGIGWVAATSEDLAPNHPEKVLLMNETFIEQHLDQAQAITAALKEACAFCDEMDNRPEVARILAESSYFSNGEAIMRRSLVGPFDLGTGKTADAANFHIFHRREANVPTSERGRWLLEEFITHGLILPSQRAEATEAMSACWTSDSLLSPAPKTAVKTLRKSTQNAKPAQA; encoded by the coding sequence ATGCCGAAGTCAGCCAACATCTCCCCCCCTGCCCTCACCGGGGTTATTCAGCCGGTCCGCATCGGATTCATTCCGCTCGCGGACTGCGCACCCCTGCTGGTGGCCAAAGAGAAAGAGCTGTTTCGCAAACAAGGAGTAAAGGTCGAACTCAGTTGTGAAGTCGGATGGGCCACCATCCGGGAAAAGCTGCTCTATGGCCAGGTGGACGCCGCACACGCCATCGCCGGGCTGGCGCTTGCGATGCGTCTGGGCCTGAGCACGCCCCCTTGCAGGGTGGTGGCACCATTCGTCTTCAATCTGCATGGAGATGCCATCACCCTCAGCCGTGACCTGTGGAATCGTGGCGTCCGCGATGCTCCAAGTCTGAAGAAACTGATCCGCAGCACCACCTCCCGGCGCCTCACTTTTGGCATGGTCTCCCGCTATGCATCCCACCATTTTCTTCTTCGCCGCTGGCTGGCCAGGGGGGAAATCAATCCCGATCAGGATGTCCGCATTGTCGCTCTGCCTCCCACTCAAATGGCTGCCAATATGGCTGCCGGGCTGATTGATGGATACTGTGTGGGTGAGCCATGGAACTCCGTCGCTGTCGAGAAAGGCATCGGCTGGGTAGCCGCCACCAGCGAGGACCTCGCCCCGAATCATCCAGAGAAAGTCCTGCTGATGAATGAGACATTCATTGAGCAGCACCTTGACCAAGCCCAGGCCATCACTGCCGCACTAAAAGAAGCCTGCGCCTTTTGCGATGAGATGGACAACCGTCCCGAAGTGGCCCGTATCCTCGCGGAAAGCAGTTACTTTAGCAATGGCGAGGCCATCATGCGCAGATCCCTCGTGGGTCCTTTTGACCTGGGCACTGGCAAGACTGCGGATGCAGCTAACTTTCACATCTTTCATCGCCGTGAAGCCAATGTGCCCACCAGCGAACGTGGTCGCTGGCTACTGGAAGAGTTCATCACCCATGGACTGATTCTTCCCTCTCAAAGAGCCGAAGCTACGGAGGCCATGTCTGCCTGCTGGACCTCGGACTCACTCCTTTCCCCTGCCCCTAAAACCGCCGTCAAAACCCTGCGCAAATCCACCCAAAACGCTAAACCTGCCCAAGCATGA